One window of Paenibacillus albicereus genomic DNA carries:
- a CDS encoding Ger(x)C family spore germination protein encodes MRRLLLAAMAALLLTVQGCGNSKDIQSLAYVTAIGLDFKDGKYIAYVQVLNFINIARSDAVELGKPVPIWIGRGDGETISGAIAETNATSQSRLFWGHVKAVVVTEAVMKRGLSGLSSSLLRDRQARYTLLVYGTKERMEDILTQKSIFNLSPLDTMMYTAVQLNTQKAYLLPVYANKAFAYLNEPGAGGMIPEIGIQNRTWHEDYKKKPMFIIRGAFFFDGYKYKNHMAMEPLKGMRWRDEKLDLTPLKLLRNDRPSAVVMLGHPKFAIKTRFEQGKPRFDVSIRTTGFIAEQIQPASIQQLQKEAALAVVKEVQNTYRLAAAEKTDCYRLQLELYRKHPRPFRQLAEAGSFFLDEDSLASVKVKVYIRTTGKFKGSVYSEKQDGKET; translated from the coding sequence ATGAGGAGGCTGCTCCTCGCCGCGATGGCGGCGCTGCTGCTGACCGTCCAAGGCTGCGGCAACTCGAAGGACATCCAGTCGCTCGCGTATGTGACGGCGATCGGGCTGGATTTCAAGGATGGAAAATACATCGCTTACGTGCAGGTGCTCAACTTCATCAATATTGCCCGCAGCGATGCCGTCGAGCTGGGCAAGCCGGTCCCGATCTGGATCGGCCGCGGGGACGGCGAGACGATTTCGGGGGCGATCGCCGAGACGAACGCCACCTCTCAGTCCCGGCTCTTTTGGGGCCATGTGAAAGCGGTCGTCGTCACCGAGGCCGTCATGAAGCGAGGGCTGTCCGGGTTGAGCTCCTCCCTCCTGCGGGATCGGCAAGCCCGCTATACCCTGCTCGTTTATGGAACGAAGGAACGGATGGAGGACATCCTCACCCAGAAGTCGATCTTCAATCTGTCCCCGCTGGATACGATGATGTATACGGCGGTGCAGCTCAATACGCAGAAGGCCTATCTCCTGCCGGTCTACGCCAACAAGGCGTTCGCCTACCTGAACGAGCCTGGAGCCGGAGGCATGATTCCGGAGATCGGCATTCAGAACCGGACCTGGCACGAGGATTACAAAAAGAAGCCGATGTTCATCATCCGGGGCGCCTTTTTCTTTGACGGCTATAAATACAAGAACCATATGGCCATGGAGCCGCTCAAAGGCATGCGCTGGAGGGACGAGAAGCTCGACCTCACCCCGCTCAAGCTGCTTCGGAACGATCGCCCCTCCGCCGTCGTCATGCTGGGACATCCCAAGTTCGCCATCAAAACCCGCTTCGAGCAGGGCAAGCCGCGCTTCGACGTGTCGATCAGGACGACGGGCTTTATCGCGGAGCAGATCCAGCCGGCATCGATCCAGCAGCTGCAGAAGGAAGCCGCTCTTGCCGTCGTCAAGGAGGTGCAGAATACGTATCGCCTCGCGGCCGCGGAGAAGACGGACTGCTACCGGCTGCAGCTCGAGCTGTACCGCAAGCATCCGCGCCCGTTCCGCCAGCTCGCGGAGGCCGGCTCCTTTTTCCTCGACGAGGATTCCCTCGCTTCGGTCAAGGTGAAGGTATATATTAGGACGACGGGCAAGTTCAAAGGCAGCGTGTATTCGGAAAAGCAAGACGGAAAGGAAACGTAA
- a CDS encoding MFS transporter: MSTFIQEWREQLGGYSRNIRLFFVFNLLWNIGLGMYSLIYNLYVKALGHPPTMVGDIVGATALAAALILIPAGLANDRFGAKRMIGIGAVAVVAVLAARTWAVGSGQLTSLAFVAGMAQAIVSATILPFMADNSSPRERVHLFSFNMALVMAANVAGNLGGGLVSDALRALAGWSEIASLRATLLVGVAIAAAGLVPILKFGGPSALGGGQPSALPEPKRSFRERFRLHRSSYAAIAAFTLLSLLSSMAGGMVVPYLNVYFEDRFQASHSSIGLVVALGQGATAIAFLLGPAIARRMGEVRAVVWLQLSSIPFLVLTAYTHQFWLASVGYLFRQALMNAANPFYSTIKMRYVHRSLRGLAASSGEAMFNLGWFIAAPISTGLVARYGAYHGYARAFTVTAVIYTLIALLFGYFFAKQRFKPVEEEEGGQRG, translated from the coding sequence ATGTCTACCTTCATCCAAGAGTGGCGCGAGCAGCTGGGCGGCTACAGCCGCAACATCCGGCTGTTCTTCGTGTTCAACCTGTTGTGGAACATCGGACTCGGCATGTACAGCCTGATCTACAATCTTTATGTCAAGGCGCTCGGCCATCCGCCGACGATGGTCGGAGACATCGTCGGGGCGACGGCGCTTGCCGCCGCGCTCATCCTCATCCCGGCCGGCCTCGCCAACGACCGGTTCGGCGCCAAGCGGATGATCGGCATCGGCGCCGTCGCCGTCGTCGCCGTGCTCGCCGCCCGCACCTGGGCGGTCGGCAGCGGGCAGCTGACCTCGCTCGCCTTCGTCGCCGGGATGGCTCAGGCGATCGTTTCCGCCACGATTCTGCCGTTCATGGCCGACAACTCGTCGCCCCGGGAGCGCGTCCACCTGTTCAGCTTCAACATGGCGCTCGTGATGGCGGCGAACGTCGCAGGCAATCTCGGCGGAGGGCTGGTCAGCGACGCATTGAGAGCGCTTGCGGGATGGAGCGAGATCGCCAGCCTGAGGGCGACGCTGCTCGTCGGGGTGGCGATCGCGGCGGCGGGGCTCGTGCCGATCCTGAAGTTCGGCGGTCCGTCCGCCCTCGGCGGTGGGCAGCCGTCCGCGCTGCCCGAGCCCAAGCGGAGCTTTCGCGAGCGCTTTCGGCTCCATCGCTCCTCCTATGCGGCGATCGCGGCCTTCACGCTGCTCAGCCTGCTGTCCTCGATGGCGGGCGGCATGGTCGTGCCTTATTTGAACGTCTATTTCGAGGACCGCTTCCAGGCCTCGCATTCGAGCATCGGGCTTGTCGTGGCGCTCGGACAGGGGGCGACGGCGATCGCGTTCCTGCTGGGGCCGGCCATCGCCCGCAGGATGGGAGAGGTGAGGGCGGTCGTATGGCTGCAGCTCAGCTCGATCCCGTTCCTCGTGCTGACCGCCTATACGCATCAGTTCTGGCTGGCGAGCGTCGGCTACCTGTTCCGGCAGGCGCTCATGAACGCCGCCAACCCGTTCTACAGCACGATCAAGATGCGGTACGTCCATCGGTCTCTGCGGGGGCTTGCGGCGAGCTCGGGGGAGGCGATGTTCAATCTGGGCTGGTTCATCGCCGCGCCGATCAGCACGGGGCTCGTGGCGCGATATGGAGCTTATCACGGCTATGCGAGAGCGTTCACGGTAACCGCCGTCATCTACACGCTGATCGCGCTGCTGTTCGGCTACTTTTTTGCAAAGCAGCGCTTCAAGCCGGTCGAGGAGGAAGAGGGAGGCCAGCGCGGCTAG
- a CDS encoding cysteine hydrolase family protein: protein MARALLNIDYTNDFIAEDGALSCGEPGRAIEGEIVRLTQQFAEAGDWVVFAVDVHEPEDAHHPETKLFPPHNLRGTKGRELYGKLGELYERIRGLPNVLYRDKTRYSAFAGTDLDLRLRERGVRELHLVGDCTDICILHTAVDAYNLGYRLVIHERAVASFNAAGHDWALQHFRSCLGADIR, encoded by the coding sequence ATGGCAAGAGCTCTCCTCAACATCGACTATACGAACGATTTCATCGCGGAAGACGGCGCGCTGAGCTGCGGCGAGCCCGGCCGGGCGATCGAAGGGGAAATCGTGCGCTTGACGCAGCAGTTCGCCGAGGCGGGCGACTGGGTCGTCTTCGCCGTCGACGTGCATGAGCCGGAGGACGCGCATCATCCGGAGACGAAGCTGTTTCCGCCGCATAATCTGCGGGGCACCAAGGGCAGGGAGCTGTACGGCAAGCTCGGCGAGCTGTACGAGCGGATCCGCGGACTGCCGAACGTGCTGTATCGGGACAAGACCCGCTATTCGGCGTTCGCCGGCACGGATCTGGATCTCCGGCTTCGCGAGCGAGGCGTCCGGGAGCTGCATCTCGTCGGCGACTGCACGGATATCTGCATCCTGCATACGGCCGTCGACGCTTACAATCTCGGCTACCGGCTCGTCATCCATGAACGGGCGGTGGCGAGCTTCAACGCCGCGGGCCATGACTGGGCGCTGCAGCATTTCCGGAGCTGCCTCGGAGCCGATATCCGCTGA
- a CDS encoding DUF423 domain-containing protein has translation MQTAFVLGAAFLFLGVAVGAFGAHALKARLAGDAGKNYQTGVLYHLLHGVGIVAVGATPLAATSSLLQAAVWLFAAGIVLFSGSLYALSLSGVKKLGAITPLGGLAFLAGWALVAIAYIG, from the coding sequence ATGCAAACCGCTTTTGTGCTCGGAGCGGCATTTCTGTTTCTCGGCGTCGCGGTCGGAGCGTTCGGCGCGCATGCGCTGAAAGCCCGGCTGGCCGGCGATGCCGGCAAGAACTATCAGACCGGCGTGCTCTACCATCTGCTGCACGGCGTCGGCATCGTCGCCGTAGGCGCTACGCCGCTGGCCGCAACGTCGTCGCTGCTGCAGGCCGCGGTATGGCTATTCGCCGCCGGCATCGTGCTGTTCTCCGGCAGCCTGTACGCGCTCAGCCTGAGCGGAGTGAAAAAGCTCGGCGCGATTACGCCGCTCGGCGGCCTCGCCTTTCTCGCCGGCTGGGCGCTCGTGGCGATCGCCTATATCGGGTAG
- a CDS encoding NAD(P)H-binding protein yields the protein MTTAEQTGLQASRSRPVVALTGASGYIGRHLLEKLRPDFSLIALSRQADPSRSEPGVEWRRGDFFSQEQAAEALRGADVAIYLIHSMMPSAKLTQGSFEDMDAILAVHFARAAAGCGVRQIVYLSGMIPPDVPPEKLSRHLRSRLEVERILGSYGVPVTTIRAGLIVGPEGSSFPILSKLVRRLPVMILPSWTRTPTHPIALSDILNSITAAIGKPEAMGRAVDAGGPDRMSYQDLLRETAAVMGLRRWMIPFPFPTVKLSRLWISLVAGAPKEIAYPLVESLAHPMVSQRRHEIAGLSDGRISYREAAADALRQEEELKRQKGKGAGKSGASRKPAAKADVRSVQRFRLQPGQDAHWAGEHYLTWLGSAFQPLIRAERGERGEVSMRLFPLRRPLLELRHAEARSTPHRSTYRIAGGRFAHAEEGDDGRLEFLQLPESRDCLAAIHDYRPALPWFLYKYGQAKAHLLVMRLFGRHLRALARKRPEEAE from the coding sequence ATGACAACTGCCGAGCAAACCGGCTTGCAAGCGTCCCGCTCGCGGCCCGTCGTCGCGCTGACCGGGGCGAGCGGTTATATCGGAAGACACCTGCTGGAGAAGCTGCGGCCTGACTTCAGCTTGATCGCGTTATCCCGCCAAGCGGATCCGTCCCGCAGCGAGCCCGGCGTCGAATGGCGGCGCGGCGACTTCTTCTCCCAAGAGCAGGCGGCAGAAGCGCTTCGCGGCGCGGATGTCGCGATCTACCTCATCCACTCCATGATGCCTTCGGCCAAGCTGACCCAGGGCAGCTTCGAGGACATGGATGCGATATTGGCCGTTCACTTCGCGCGCGCGGCCGCCGGCTGCGGCGTGCGGCAGATCGTCTATCTGAGCGGAATGATTCCGCCGGACGTGCCGCCGGAGAAGCTCTCCCGGCATCTGCGCAGCCGCCTCGAGGTGGAGCGCATCCTCGGCTCGTACGGCGTGCCGGTGACGACGATCCGCGCGGGGCTGATCGTCGGGCCGGAAGGCTCGTCGTTCCCGATCCTCTCCAAGCTCGTGCGCCGGCTGCCGGTCATGATCCTGCCGAGCTGGACGCGCACGCCGACCCACCCGATCGCCTTGTCCGACATCCTGAACTCGATCACGGCGGCCATCGGCAAGCCGGAGGCGATGGGGCGAGCCGTCGATGCCGGGGGCCCGGACCGGATGAGCTACCAGGACCTGCTGCGCGAGACCGCGGCGGTGATGGGCCTCCGGCGCTGGATGATTCCGTTTCCGTTCCCGACCGTCAAGCTCTCGCGCCTCTGGATATCGCTCGTTGCCGGCGCTCCCAAGGAGATCGCCTATCCGCTCGTGGAGAGCCTCGCCCATCCGATGGTGTCGCAGCGGCGGCATGAGATCGCGGGACTGAGCGACGGCCGGATCTCCTACCGCGAGGCGGCGGCCGACGCGCTGAGGCAGGAGGAGGAGCTCAAGCGGCAGAAGGGGAAGGGCGCGGGCAAGAGCGGCGCCAGCCGAAAGCCGGCTGCGAAAGCCGACGTCCGCTCCGTGCAGCGGTTCCGGCTGCAGCCCGGACAGGATGCCCATTGGGCCGGAGAGCATTACCTGACATGGCTGGGGAGCGCGTTCCAGCCGCTCATCCGGGCCGAGCGGGGAGAGAGGGGAGAAGTGAGCATGCGGCTGTTCCCCTTGCGGCGACCGCTGCTGGAGCTGCGTCACGCCGAAGCCCGCAGCACGCCGCATCGCTCCACCTACCGGATCGCGGGCGGACGCTTCGCGCATGCGGAGGAGGGAGACGACGGGCGGCTCGAATTCCTGCAGCTGCCGGAGTCCCGCGACTGTCTGGCGGCGATCCACGACTACAGGCCGGCCTTGCCGTGGTTTCTGTACAAGTACGGCCAAGCCAAGGCCCATCTGCTCGTGATGCGGCTGTTCGGCCGCCATCTGCGGGCACTTGCGCGAAAGCGGCCGGAAGAGGCAGAATAA
- a CDS encoding N-acetylmuramoyl-L-alanine amidase — protein sequence MAIAKTSILGQPAVSAEVMTAYVRTVNPSFNPDIARQFRLVGSRLGIRGEIALCQSIHETNWFRFGGDVKPEQNNFAGIGATGGGNPGASFATIAEGVTAQIQHLYAYATTAPLPAGETVVDPRFALVARGSAPAWEDLAGKWAVPGYDRTKYASLQAALEAGDTYGQKIVRLYGTMAATVPAAVPQAPLPIVALDAGHGGTDPGAQGFGIVEKDSALELALRVASLLRAGYSVDVRLTRSTDVFVPLGERATMANGWKADYFVSLHHNAAGGEGFESYVYPGTRSGASGVRQDAVHAAIMKVLAPLGVADRGKKEANFAVLRQTTMPAVLLENLFVDQALDAGLLKDSAVRQNLAAAIAEGVAKAMALTPNYPAGTPDYKIQAIEWLYAQGYLTDPIWKQQPDAPLPLWAEALILQRMYEQLQGS from the coding sequence ATGGCGATCGCAAAAACCTCGATCCTCGGCCAGCCGGCCGTGTCCGCGGAGGTGATGACCGCTTACGTCCGAACGGTCAATCCATCGTTCAATCCGGATATTGCCCGCCAGTTCCGGCTCGTCGGCAGCCGTCTCGGCATCCGGGGCGAAATCGCGCTGTGCCAGTCGATCCATGAGACGAACTGGTTCCGCTTCGGCGGAGACGTCAAGCCCGAGCAGAACAACTTCGCCGGCATCGGCGCTACCGGAGGCGGCAATCCCGGCGCCAGCTTCGCCACGATCGCGGAGGGCGTGACCGCTCAGATCCAGCATCTGTACGCCTACGCGACGACGGCGCCGCTGCCTGCCGGCGAAACGGTCGTCGATCCGCGCTTCGCGCTCGTCGCCCGCGGCAGCGCCCCCGCCTGGGAGGATCTCGCCGGCAAATGGGCCGTGCCCGGCTACGATCGGACGAAGTATGCTTCGCTGCAAGCCGCGCTCGAGGCCGGCGATACGTACGGCCAAAAAATCGTGCGGCTGTACGGAACGATGGCGGCGACCGTGCCCGCAGCAGTGCCGCAAGCGCCGCTGCCGATCGTGGCGCTCGACGCCGGGCATGGCGGCACGGACCCCGGCGCCCAAGGCTTCGGCATCGTCGAGAAGGACAGCGCGCTTGAGCTGGCGCTGCGCGTCGCATCGCTGCTGCGCGCCGGATACAGCGTCGACGTGCGGCTTACGCGCAGCACGGACGTCTTCGTCCCGCTCGGCGAACGGGCAACGATGGCGAACGGCTGGAAGGCGGATTATTTCGTCTCCCTGCATCACAACGCGGCCGGCGGCGAAGGCTTCGAGTCGTATGTCTACCCCGGCACGCGCTCCGGCGCGTCGGGCGTCCGCCAGGATGCCGTGCATGCGGCGATCATGAAGGTCCTCGCTCCGCTCGGCGTGGCGGACCGGGGCAAGAAGGAAGCCAACTTCGCTGTGCTGCGCCAGACGACGATGCCGGCGGTGCTGCTGGAGAACCTGTTCGTCGACCAAGCGCTCGACGCCGGCTTGCTCAAGGACTCTGCCGTGCGCCAGAACCTGGCGGCGGCGATCGCGGAAGGAGTGGCAAAAGCGATGGCATTGACCCCGAACTATCCGGCAGGCACGCCGGACTACAAGATTCAGGCGATCGAATGGCTGTACGCGCAAGGTTATCTCACCGATCCGATCTGGAAGCAGCAGCCGGACGCGCCCCTGCCCCTGTGGGCGGAAGCGCTCATCCTGCAGCGGATGTACGAGCAGCTCCAGGGCTCTTAA
- a CDS encoding LysR family transcriptional regulator, translating to MSLFKYEVLSTVVELGSLTRAGETLGLTQSGVSHAISSLEKEFGLALLTRSRSGIRLTESGERLLRPMRELLAAQEQLKQEIALLKGLQSGTVRLGTFTSVSVHWLPAMIKAFDRDYPGIELKLIEGDYRDIEEGIADGSMDLGFLSLPSREGLDTLPLKKDRMLFVLPPDHPLAAEPRLSLSQLEDEVFIIPKEGSDYDVRRILEESIRRPRIKYETHDDYAIIAMVEHGLGISILPELVLRGRDHRASMVELEDGRYRTLGIAAASFKLLSPAAKRFMDYIQEYVGSLDA from the coding sequence ATGAGCCTGTTCAAATACGAGGTGCTGAGCACGGTCGTCGAGCTCGGCAGCCTGACGCGCGCAGGAGAGACGCTGGGCCTTACGCAGTCGGGCGTCAGCCATGCGATCAGCAGCCTGGAAAAGGAGTTCGGGCTCGCGCTCCTTACCCGCAGCCGCTCCGGCATCCGGCTGACCGAAAGCGGCGAGCGGCTGCTCCGTCCGATGCGCGAGCTGCTGGCCGCCCAGGAGCAGCTCAAGCAGGAGATCGCGCTGCTCAAAGGGCTGCAGTCCGGCACCGTCCGGCTCGGCACGTTCACGAGCGTCTCCGTGCACTGGCTGCCGGCCATGATCAAGGCGTTCGACCGCGACTATCCCGGCATCGAGCTCAAGCTGATCGAGGGCGACTACCGCGACATCGAGGAAGGCATCGCGGACGGCAGCATGGATCTCGGCTTCCTTTCCTTGCCGTCGCGCGAAGGACTCGACACGCTGCCGCTCAAGAAGGACCGGATGCTGTTCGTGCTCCCGCCGGACCATCCTCTGGCCGCAGAGCCCAGGCTGTCCCTCAGCCAGCTCGAGGACGAGGTGTTCATCATTCCGAAGGAAGGCTCGGACTACGACGTCCGGCGCATTCTCGAAGAGTCGATCCGCCGTCCGCGCATCAAATACGAGACGCATGACGATTATGCCATCATCGCGATGGTGGAGCACGGGCTCGGCATCAGCATCCTGCCCGAGCTAGTCCTACGGGGGCGCGACCACCGGGCGAGCATGGTGGAGCTCGAGGACGGGCGGTACCGGACGCTCGGCATCGCCGCCGCCTCGTTCAAGCTGCTTTCGCCTGCGGCGAAGCGGTTCATGGACTACATCCAGGAGTACGTGGGGAGCCTGGACGCCTAG
- a CDS encoding DMT family transporter yields the protein MKKSEWLLLVVTLCWGSAYLLLKAAMEAVEPLMLIGLRFMIGFLIAGAILYPRLRKATRRTVALAATQGALLFLISVTVTFALKSTSTANASFLLSLTVIFVPLLSALFLRQKLTPQLTAGIGFAIAGIGLMTLKMPLSMQPGDLLCMLAALINATYVLLTSRAAKEVDTINLGVLQLGFAGLFGLIFAGFMGQLSLPSTGGGWGAILALAVVCSAFCYIAQPAAQKFTTASRAGLIFSMEPVFAAMFGFLFAREMLSPQGYAGAALVLCGVLVSEYGARWLHALRRRSRPQAQPDPGMLP from the coding sequence ATGAAGAAATCGGAATGGCTGCTGCTTGTCGTCACGTTGTGCTGGGGGTCCGCCTACCTGCTGCTGAAGGCGGCGATGGAGGCGGTCGAGCCGCTCATGCTGATCGGACTGCGCTTTATGATCGGCTTCCTGATCGCCGGCGCGATCCTGTATCCCCGTCTGAGGAAGGCCACACGCCGGACGGTCGCGCTCGCCGCGACGCAAGGCGCGCTGCTGTTCCTCATCTCCGTGACGGTCACCTTCGCGCTCAAGTCGACGTCGACCGCGAACGCCAGCTTCCTGCTCAGCCTGACGGTCATCTTCGTCCCGCTCCTGTCCGCGCTGTTCCTGCGTCAGAAGCTGACGCCGCAGCTGACGGCGGGCATCGGCTTCGCGATCGCCGGCATCGGCCTGATGACGCTGAAGATGCCGCTGTCGATGCAGCCCGGAGACCTGCTCTGCATGCTCGCCGCTCTCATCAACGCAACATACGTGCTGCTGACGTCCAGGGCGGCCAAGGAAGTGGACACGATCAATCTCGGCGTCCTGCAGCTCGGCTTCGCCGGCTTGTTCGGACTGATCTTCGCCGGCTTCATGGGCCAGCTGTCGCTCCCGTCGACCGGCGGCGGCTGGGGAGCGATCCTCGCGCTCGCAGTCGTCTGCAGCGCCTTCTGCTACATCGCCCAGCCGGCCGCGCAAAAGTTCACGACCGCCTCGCGAGCGGGTCTCATCTTCTCGATGGAGCCGGTGTTCGCGGCGATGTTCGGCTTCCTCTTCGCCCGGGAGATGCTCTCCCCGCAAGGCTATGCCGGCGCCGCGCTCGTCCTCTGCGGCGTGCTCGTCTCGGAGTATGGAGCCCGCTGGCTGCATGCGCTGCGCCGCCGCAGCCGCCCGCAGGCGCAGCCGGACCCCGGCATGCTGCCCTAA
- a CDS encoding FtsX-like permease family protein, whose product MLKRGISWTMGARYLRRQGRQTALAVLAGAIGAMLLAMSMFHYGSVRESGQQWLSRHFGPVDFALAPSGKGNGFTAERAQAIAAEGGGAGAMPYRYLPVASVPATLFASPANDAQSASLPQALAIGFETAAAASFEPGSRLWDDPLRPGEALLDAEAAEALGLVAGDVVYADAPDGTRHGFKLRDAPPPSGLSGYRGEAARQSGTLVLHPDDARRLAGLPEGSFSAILATRMNPADSVLGMSMPSGQDGWYQTRHVKQEALGMTRSNLVVLIGVISLTAIFSSAFLLRQIVLMLADSRAELYGVLRAIGLSRKQARSLFRAEALLLGLLSGLTGIAAGLAAGWGLVKAIYGSELGRTAEAAGIPIEPHLPLPVLLVGAASVLLLQMLLVLAASRLAGSGPIVGAMRGSAREGAAASGKAGRSVRRALAGAAACVILALQAHQTWSWEPAAPDGLVMLRLAIVWIASAAALTLLLQLLLQAAGARLGPRAGTSVLLALRYSGQRPGRTFAVMLLFAVAMMTITFTSGLSSLILSNTSPANGPQGLLGYSGFAAYESEREKQDMLELLRTDETLREAVDGHVLVQPAMASATLSDSSARSGQTFVPVRPELVQGGDWKLLERASAFASDQEAWAKVMADKRSIILPRSFKDYGVEPSGTFAYPEKRYRVGDTIELGFYRDAFLPAGQPPDLKLSFTIAGFAEPNTSNSLNAAYVYDTTYVHPDIWRQLREGYHRPWDTQKFQGLILLQLDPSDLKRDEEIVSRLLSGGASAAAIPYLDTVKEHASSTRLVNGFLGFTALSAAIGLLGLAVLQRRSMLDRERELAMLRCAGVSAKALKRALMLEGSLLGLLGLLAGVAAGWSGAIAFARVLQSDLRPLEKPLPVDFDGLLLGGILLTLAVLAVLLQAGPARSALRGTPVESLRRADA is encoded by the coding sequence ATGCTGAAGCGCGGCATCTCCTGGACGATGGGCGCGCGCTACTTGCGCCGCCAGGGGCGGCAGACGGCGCTTGCCGTGCTGGCGGGAGCGATCGGCGCGATGCTGCTGGCGATGTCGATGTTCCATTACGGCTCCGTCCGGGAAAGCGGGCAGCAATGGCTGAGCCGGCATTTCGGGCCGGTCGACTTTGCGCTCGCGCCGTCGGGCAAGGGAAACGGCTTTACGGCGGAGCGGGCCCAGGCCATAGCGGCCGAGGGGGGCGGCGCCGGGGCGATGCCTTATCGGTACTTGCCCGTCGCATCGGTCCCGGCGACGCTGTTCGCTTCCCCGGCAAACGACGCGCAATCCGCTTCGCTGCCGCAGGCGCTCGCCATCGGCTTCGAGACGGCTGCGGCCGCCTCGTTCGAGCCGGGATCGCGGCTGTGGGACGATCCGCTGCGGCCGGGCGAGGCGCTGCTTGACGCGGAAGCGGCGGAAGCGCTCGGACTAGTGGCCGGCGATGTCGTGTATGCGGACGCTCCGGACGGCACGCGCCACGGCTTCAAGCTGCGCGATGCGCCTCCTCCGTCCGGCTTGTCCGGCTACCGGGGCGAGGCGGCCCGCCAGAGCGGGACGCTCGTGCTCCATCCGGATGACGCGCGGCGGCTCGCGGGACTGCCCGAAGGCAGCTTCTCGGCGATCCTCGCCACGCGGATGAATCCGGCGGACTCGGTGCTCGGCATGAGCATGCCTTCCGGGCAGGATGGCTGGTATCAGACGCGCCACGTGAAGCAGGAAGCGCTCGGCATGACGCGCAGCAATCTCGTCGTGCTGATCGGCGTCATCAGCCTGACGGCGATCTTCTCCAGCGCGTTCCTGCTGCGGCAGATCGTGCTCATGCTCGCCGACTCGCGGGCAGAGCTGTACGGCGTGCTGCGCGCCATCGGCCTCAGCCGCAAGCAGGCGCGCAGCCTGTTCCGGGCGGAGGCGCTGCTGCTCGGGCTGCTGTCGGGCTTGACCGGCATCGCGGCAGGACTGGCTGCGGGCTGGGGGCTGGTGAAGGCGATCTACGGCTCGGAGCTTGGCCGGACGGCCGAAGCGGCGGGCATCCCGATCGAGCCCCATCTGCCGCTGCCGGTGCTGCTTGTCGGAGCGGCGTCGGTGCTGCTGCTTCAGATGCTGCTCGTCCTGGCGGCGAGCCGGCTGGCCGGCTCGGGCCCGATCGTCGGCGCGATGCGGGGCTCGGCGCGGGAGGGCGCGGCCGCAAGCGGGAAGGCCGGCCGCTCTGTCCGCCGAGCCCTGGCCGGCGCGGCGGCTTGCGTCATCCTCGCGCTGCAAGCGCACCAGACGTGGAGCTGGGAGCCGGCGGCTCCGGATGGGCTGGTCATGCTGCGCCTGGCGATCGTCTGGATCGCCTCCGCCGCTGCGCTCACGCTTCTTCTGCAGCTGCTGCTGCAGGCGGCCGGCGCGCGGCTTGGACCGCGCGCCGGCACGAGCGTGCTGCTCGCCTTGCGCTACTCCGGCCAGCGGCCGGGACGCACGTTCGCGGTCATGCTGCTGTTCGCGGTCGCCATGATGACGATTACCTTCACCTCGGGGCTGTCGAGCCTGATCCTGTCCAATACGAGTCCGGCGAACGGTCCGCAGGGTCTTCTCGGCTACAGCGGCTTCGCCGCGTACGAGAGCGAGCGCGAGAAGCAGGACATGCTGGAGCTGCTGCGAACCGACGAGACGCTGCGGGAGGCGGTAGACGGGCATGTCCTCGTCCAGCCTGCGATGGCCTCCGCCACTCTGTCCGATAGCTCGGCGAGAAGCGGCCAAACGTTCGTACCGGTCCGCCCCGAGCTCGTCCAGGGAGGAGACTGGAAGCTGCTGGAGCGCGCCTCGGCGTTCGCCTCCGATCAAGAGGCTTGGGCCAAGGTCATGGCGGACAAGCGGTCCATCATCCTGCCGCGCAGCTTCAAGGACTACGGCGTCGAGCCGTCCGGAACGTTCGCCTATCCGGAGAAGCGCTACCGTGTCGGGGATACGATCGAGCTCGGCTTCTACCGGGACGCGTTCCTGCCCGCGGGGCAGCCGCCCGATCTGAAGCTGTCGTTCACGATCGCGGGCTTCGCCGAGCCGAATACGTCGAACAGCTTGAATGCCGCGTACGTGTACGACACGACCTACGTGCATCCCGACATTTGGAGGCAGCTGCGCGAGGGCTACCATCGGCCGTGGGATACGCAGAAATTCCAAGGGCTCATCCTGCTGCAGCTCGACCCTTCCGACCTCAAGCGGGACGAGGAGATCGTCTCCCGTCTCCTCTCCGGAGGGGCCTCCGCCGCTGCCATTCCTTATCTTGATACGGTAAAGGAGCATGCGTCCTCGACGCGGCTCGTGAACGGTTTCCTGGGGTTCACGGCGCTGTCGGCGGCAATCGGGCTGCTTGGCCTTGCCGTCCTTCAGCGGCGGTCGATGCTTGACCGCGAGCGCGAGCTCGCGATGCTCCGCTGCGCCGGCGTGTCCGCCAAGGCGCTGAAGCGGGCGCTCATGCTCGAAGGAAGCCTGCTCGGCCTGCTCGGCCTGCTCGCCGGCGTGGCGGCCGGCTGGAGCGGCGCGATCGCGTTCGCCCGTGTCCTGCAATCGGATTTGCGCCCGTTGGAAAAGCCGCTGCCGGTCGACTTCGACGGCCTGCTGCTCGGCGGCATCCTGCTGACGCTCGCCGTGCTCGCCGTACTGCTGCAGGCAGGCCCTGCCCGTTCCGCGCTGCGGGGAACGCCGGTCGAATCGCTGCGCCGCGCGGATGCCTGA